The genomic region TTTGTTGTTGGCACATTCAGTGCTCTGCTATATGCAGCCCTCAGGTATTGTATTGCCTTTTTCTAGCATCACCCATCTTTATCTGAATGATTGTGATGGGAGTGTCATGTAACTGTTGTCATAACCAGGCATAGTGGGCTGTTTCCCTGCCTGCCCTTGATACTTTGTATCCTGAAATCCCTCTGACTCACTCATCTCCTAGGTTGGAGAATTGCCTGGTCTGTGCTGGTGGGATGTTTTGTAGATGCTAGATTCTTCCCTCTACAGCTGCTGCATGACCTGCAACTCACAGCTTTCCTGCTTTTAAGCTGACATCAGTAGAAACATCTCCCCTCTGGAGGCTTGCCTCCCACTGCTGATTGCCCTTGTTTCTTCTGATCTGGGTAGTGCTTTTGAGCTTGGTATAATTCAAATACTGTTGAAAGGTTTATTCTTCCAACACTAGGCTCCGGGGTGCACATTCTTAGATCAAGGGTAGTAGGGGTAGAGAGGAGACAAACATAAAGAATTATGATGTTACTGACTGCAGGCCCCCTTTTCTGACACCATTAGGGTACTGAGGCAACGTAGAACAGTCAGACACTGgtcaagagttttaaaatttaggaTGTTTTGGTGTTTTCATGATATTGGCAAAGTGGAGCAGGCTGTATAATGTCTCAAACTTAACTCAGAAAGATTAGCTTTTCTTGACACAAAGTGAAGCTGCTAGCTCAACACAAGGGTTCATCTATTTACTCTGTTCACATTCTTTAGTCTCTTCTAGGGTTGCTGTCTATCACCATAACAACTCCTATGCCCTAAGGTTCATCTTTGCTCCTGGGCCCTGACATATGGACCCATAGCGCAGCTCAAAGTCACTGCAGACCCTCACAGAGCCACATTCTATGCTCCAAGGCTATTCTCAGTCATTGCTATAGACTAACTCAGTTAATGTTTTCAGGGTTTATGGGATAGATATTGTCCGTACTTTGGAGATGAGGAAAcgggcacagagaagttaaattacTAACCCAAAGTCAtgcagctggtaagtggcagagcaggtATTTGAAACCAAGCAGTCTGGCTCCACaatccaggttctttttttttttttctttctttttttttttttttttaagattttatttatttatttgagagagaggcagtgagagcaggagagacctttgacctgagccaaaggccgttgcttaaccaactgagccacccaggcaccccacaatccCCATTCTTAACCTCTGTGCTGCATAGTCTTTCAATGTTTCAGGTCTCTTAGCTGTTCTGGTCCTTTTGGTATGCAGTGTGACCCTTTGTGTCCATTCTTATTCCTTCTTTGATATCCAGCTTCCTCATACACAAAAGTCTTGGTTGCATAGATCTTCATTTCCAGGGATGGAATGTCCCTAATTAACTGGTTGGTTGTAAGCAAATCCACACTAAGTGGCTAAGGTAAGGAAGCAAGCCTGGATAGAGATTGGTGTCCTTCATAACTGGTCTTACTTGTAAGATTCCTCATCATACAATCAGGAGAGCTGTCTGAAGATGGCTTTCCTGGCATGAGGCAGTAGGTTGGATGTCTACCGAAAGTGCTGGAAAGACTGTGAATCATTGGATTCTGCTgtgggtgtgggagagagaggtGATGTGGGGGGAATTCTTTCCTTTGATGAAGACATTTTATGTACACTGAAGTCAGGTACTTCCTGGTATTTATCACTTGATGATGCTGTTCTTTTTCTTGGCCAGAATGTCAGCTGACATTTGTACTTTCTACTTATTGTTTCAGGTGCTGAAACCAAGAACCCACAGTTATTGGTTCCAAAAACTGAGATATGTGATGAAGCAGAAAAACCATTCATAAAGTCAGGAAGAATCCAGAAAGTTAATCCTCAAGGACCTGAGTTAGGAGAAGCCTGTGAAAAAGGGAACATGTTAAAGAGGCAGAGAattaagagggaaaagaaagatttcaGACATGTGACAGTGAAGGACTGTCATGTACCTGAAAGCTTCAAAGTAGAGGAAGATCAGAAATGTCAGAAATCTGGGGAAAGATACAGTCTTAGTTgtagctctttaaaaaatcagaagagccAGCCTGGACAGAAACCTTTTACTTGTAGTGTGTGTGGGAAAGGCTTTAGTCAGAGTGCAAACCTCGTGGTGCATCAGCGAATCcacacaggggagaagccctTCGAATGTCatgagtgtgggaaagccttcattCAGAGTGCAAACCTTGTTGTGCATCAGCGAATCCATACTGGACAGAAACCATATGTTTGTTCaaaatgtgggaaagccttcactCAGAGTTCAAATCTGACCGTACATCAAAAAATCCACTCCTTAGAAAAAACCTTTAAGTGCAGTGAATGTGAAAAAGCCTTCAGTTATAGCTCACAACTTGCTCGGCACCAGAAAGTTCACATTAcagaaaaatgctatgaatgtAATGAGTGTGGGAAAACATTTACTCGGAGCTCAAACCTCATTGTCCACCAGAGGatccacactggggagaagcccttTGCCTGTAATGATTGTGGCAAAGCCTTCACCCAGAGTGCAAATCTTATTGTACATCAACGAAGCCATACTGGTGAAAAGCCATATGAGTGTAAAGAGTGTGGAAAAGCCTTTAGTTGTTTTTCACACCTTATTGTGcaccagagaattcacactgCGGAGAAACCTTATGATTGCAGTGAGTGTGGAAAAGCCTTTAGTCAGCTGTCTTGCCTTATTGTGCATCAGAGGATTCACAGTGGAGATCTTCCTTATGTGTGTAAtgagtgtgggaaggccttcacGTGTAGCTCATACCTGCTTattcatcagagaattcataatGGGGAAAAACCTTACACATGCAATGAGTGTGGCAAGGCCTTCCGGCAGAGGTCAAGCCTCACTGTGCACCAGAGaacccacactggggagaagccctatGAGTGTGCCAAGTGTGGTGCAGCTTTCATTTCTAACTCACACCTCATGCGACACCACAGAACCCATCTTGTTGAGTAATAAGTACTTGTTACTCCAGGCATTCATCATAATCCACTACACCCTAATTGGACACGTCTTTGCTGTTTTGTTCCTCTTAAAAATGAGACCCACCATGTTCTTAAAAGTAACAGTATTCAAGAATGTATCACAGAAGCATTTCAGAGGCTGACAAAAAACATGGAAGCTAAGCCCCTAAAGgcaaggactctttttttttaactgtgccAGCATTGGTCATGTTTGAAACGGAACGTGGCTTTCTTAGAAATGGGTCATACAACCCTAAGTGATAAAGATCCTATTTGAGGAAAGGTATTTTAActtaatcttgttttttaaaactcttagtTTCTTGAGCAACGGTCAGGTTATTGCTATAGGGCTGCGTGGTGGGATTCTGAACTTTGAATCTTGTATTCTAGTATTTTGGGTTAGGAAGCAGTGATTAGTTAAGGAGACTGCATGGGGTAGCAATTCACCAACAACTCACCTGTGAACATTTATAAGCTTTCCATTCCTTAGGCAAttgaaacattaaaagaaagaaaaccaaaacattaACTATCTATTGCTCCTAAAATGGATAGACGTAGGAAACAGCTGTTTCTCTTAATTGTGTATACCTCATGAACCTTATTATGGTAAAGCTCTAGGGACATCTCATGAGTCTTCCATTCTGCCGTCTATGTGGCCAAGCACTTGAGGATTGATGGAGAAAAAACACGGGGCCCACAAATACTGCCAGGCAGTATTCATTTGCTAACATCAACAACTCTCCCAAGTGACCCTGACTTCATTGCATTCCATCATAGTGAGATACCTCTAATAGTCCCCTACCCAGATGGAGGAGTCAAAGAATAAAGCTTGCAGAGAGGCATGCCCGTATTACCTATGCTCGTTCTGCTCAGACCCAGCCAAGGGTCTCAGTTTGAGTGTCATTCTCACTTTTTGGCTGGTCTTCAGAAGAAATAATGGAGTCCTAATTTTGAGAGGACCAAAGGGAAAtacaggaagagggaggaggcagagtggGACTCCTAAGGTCCTTACTTTTTTGAGAAGTTCAAAGGTATTGGAATGTGAAAACttagaaagatgaagaaactgactaAGGTAAGATAAACTTTTGTTATCATTGAGCCTTTATTCCtggaaaaaatgatttataaaactaTGCAATAGGTAGAGCTATATAATATTGCCTTGTATTTAATATAGAACTTAATTCTTTGTTTATATAACTTCATGTATAGAATCAAAGTCCCCCAATTCTTCTCTTACACTTTCACATAGATCCTTAGAACACTGAAAGAAGTGTGCCCCATTTAACTGAAAGTGGTCAAACAACAAAGAACAGCCTACGTTCAAATCCAGGATTTAAATCCGGGTTCTCTGTTCTGCTGTGCTGTGTCTAACCACCTGTAATTCCCACTCAGATCTGCCGAGAGCCTGAGAAAGGTATATGGTCTCTttcaggtgaggaagctgaggtgaCAGATTTTCGGATGTGCCTTAGGCAGTGTGACTAGTAAGCAGCAAATCTGAGACTGAAATTTGAGTCTCCCCAAGTTCTGGGTCTGCCTCTTCACCCTGCTGGGCAAAAGCATATAAAAAAGCCCTACCTGGTAATAAGCTATCTGGTGCAACTCTCATGTAGAAGTCCCACCATTGGGACTCTTGCTGGcgcatttgttttatattttacagagCACTTTCATGTACAGACGGCATAAACAAGAAAGcatatttcctctttctccccttcaaCCATGGTCTTTCATTCAAGCATGTGCATCACTGTTTGCACTCTAAAATCATACAGACAATTCTAAGAAATTAATAGGATTCAAAAGAGAATCAAAAAGGCTCATGCATTCGCTGACCTTGAAGGTAACTGTTCCTGTCCCCCACCTGGGAGTGGAGAGATCCAAAGATAATACCATGTATCTGCTGAGAAACGAGCTtgggtccccccccaccccaccccaccccacaggaTTAGGAAGcccagaagagagggagagcaggtcTGAAGATTGGGAATAAATCTGTGACATGGACCTGTCAAAAGACCAAAAGTGCACTTTCCTGAAAGATAGCAACCAGGTTAGGATCCTTAGGACAGCTAAATTGTTTTAGCTTCATATTGTATGTTCATCCTCCTATTTGAATGCTTGTCATGGATGATTGTGATTTCCTGGCTAAAGATTGTTGTTCATAGGCAGTTCAAAAAGGCCATGCAGGTGATTGTGATGTAAAGCTAGATTTGGGCATCACTGACCCAGCCTTGTAGTGTAACAGTGGTATTCACTTGACTACATGTTAAAATCACCtagtatacttaaaaaatttttttttttttaattctcagggtcaagtttttgtttgtttgttttttccccctcaattcTGGAGGGGAACCCAGTGTATAACCAAGATAAGGGACACTTCAGTCGAATCAGTTCTGCAGGCCACAAATGCATGTGATCAAAGGTGGAGTGGGGAAGCTCTAGTATAAAGATGTAGATGTGCAGAGTGCTTTGTGTGGTTTCAGCAAAACAGGATGCTAACAACCTTGGCTGCATTGGATGTCCTGTACCTTGGCTGTAAGGATTGTGTGCCCtaactttatttgtattttaggtGAATATACCAGATATATATATGAGCAAACCAAGTTTTACACAACATACTTTCATATTCCCCATTcaacaaaattactttttacaTTTCTACTGTATTTCATTTCCAGGTCTTTATTTCCACAAACCTGCACCCAGGTTCAGGACCTCCAATCCTACACAAATCATGTGAGCCTAGTGGATTACCAGGCCAGATCCTTCTTTACTCAGCTAACAAATCTTACTTCCAATTTATTTCTAGCCCTCAAAAAAGCCCTCCTTTTTTGGTGGTTTTGGGTAGATGAGAAGTGACTACTCTTAGTTGTCACTGTTGGCTtaggttttccttttcctggaagtCAACTCCTTTCTCCCTTGGCTGTTATTTCTAGAAGCGAGTTGGGAACTCAAGCCCTGTTAAGTTACCAAGAGCTATCAGAGCCAGGACAATTGATGGGTATTAAGAGTAGAGCCAAGAAGTCTCAAGTGGGTGCAACAGTTATGTATTAAGGGGAGCACAGTGATGTCAAAGTGATAAAATCTTGTACTTTTGGGGGCATGGGAGAGGATCATCATTGACATACATACACTCACACCCCTCAATTGCCCATGGATTCCTCCAAGCTCAGGACCAAGTTTTTGGGCAAAGCTAATCTATGTTCTGGGTCCCTTCCCTCCCTTGCCTAGGCAGTCTGGTGTCCTTTCACATCTGTCACTTTGCTTGCTCCTCCATCCAGTGTTCTCAATCTTTCTGGGCTCACAGCCCCTTTGAGGATCTAATGGAAGTTGTAAAGCCTCTTCCAAAGAAATGCGGATAGCACATtcagttttttgttcatttgtgggAGCATATTGTTTCACTGAGGCCAGTTCTTGAATTCTCTAGGGCCTAAAGTCACACCTGGGGATTGAACTACATAATTGCcagaggcattaaaaaaaaatgaggtctagAAGCTCTGGATGTTCCCCCAAAACAACCTTTAATATCTTGCTTTTCCTGGATTCCCTCCTTAAACAAATTACAGCATTATCCAGCACCCAAACTGGAAATCCAGGACGTATTTCTGGCTTTCTGTGTATCATTCTTTAGCTACA from Mustela erminea isolate mMusErm1 chromosome 1, mMusErm1.Pri, whole genome shotgun sequence harbors:
- the ZNF35 gene encoding zinc finger protein 35, with the translated sequence MSAQPREAMALAPWGSLTVKKEEEEEENLMGQASSQQVHSENIKIWASGEGPQTGLDISEQEKKGPNLFWDMAVILKATQEAPATSAIGSYSLPGTLAKSEILETHGIMTSLGAETKNPQLLVPKTEICDEAEKPFIKSGRIQKVNPQGPELGEACEKGNMLKRQRIKREKKDFRHVTVKDCHVPESFKVEEDQKCQKSGERYSLSCSSLKNQKSQPGQKPFTCSVCGKGFSQSANLVVHQRIHTGEKPFECHECGKAFIQSANLVVHQRIHTGQKPYVCSKCGKAFTQSSNLTVHQKIHSLEKTFKCSECEKAFSYSSQLARHQKVHITEKCYECNECGKTFTRSSNLIVHQRIHTGEKPFACNDCGKAFTQSANLIVHQRSHTGEKPYECKECGKAFSCFSHLIVHQRIHTAEKPYDCSECGKAFSQLSCLIVHQRIHSGDLPYVCNECGKAFTCSSYLLIHQRIHNGEKPYTCNECGKAFRQRSSLTVHQRTHTGEKPYECAKCGAAFISNSHLMRHHRTHLVE